One window from the genome of Tachysurus vachellii isolate PV-2020 chromosome 5, HZAU_Pvac_v1, whole genome shotgun sequence encodes:
- the LOC132845293 gene encoding polyadenylate-binding protein 1-like: MNSVTSKMASLNVRDLHPNVTESPSAVPAPARKPLTIYMLESADLDEQIRMLHEYMLPLVQEIQPTRAKVITNLVIQGENNFDLLNLIRKPNLLRSQVEQIAAVLQAREAGQDVRFPAPKKNKRRRKKKNVQ, translated from the exons ATGAACAGCGTTACTTCAAAAATGGCGTCACTCAACGTTAGGGATCTTCATCCTAATGTGACTGAGTCTCCATCTGCTGTTCCTGCTCCAGCCCGAAAGCCCCTGACCATCTATATGTTGGAGTCGGCTGATCTGGATGAACAGATCAGGATGCTGC atGAGTACATGTTGCCCCTTGTGCAGGAAATACAACCAACTCGGGCCAAAGTCATCACCAATCTAGTTATTCAGGGAGAGAACAACTTTGACCTGCTTAATTTGATTAGGAAACCCAACCTCCTGCGTTCccag GTCGAGCAGATTGCTGCTGTGCTTCAGGCAAGGGAAGCTGGCCAGGACGTG CGTTTTCCTGCGCCCAAGAAAAATAAGAGGAGgcgaaagaagaagaatgtcCAATAA
- the LOC132845441 gene encoding cyclic AMP-responsive element-binding protein 1-like produces the protein MSLADAEMSTEEAAPPSVQAPNRSQTSATGDVSAEEASHRRELRLMKSREASREYRRKQKEYIQSLENRIADVEKENKTLIQQRHFTYLELKVTKLKRKMRS, from the exons ATGTCCCTGGCGGATGCAGAAATGTCAACTGAAGAAGCTGCTCCACCTAGTGTACAAGCACCAAACAGAAGCCAGACGT CTGCTACTGGAGACGTGTCTGCTGAAGAAGCCTCACACAGAAGAGAGCTTCGCCTGATGAAGAGCAG GGAAGCTTCACGGGAATACCGTAGGAAGCAGAAGGAATACATACAATCTCTTGAAAACCGCATTGCTGACGTGGAAAAGGAAAACAAGACACTCATCCAGCAAAGGCATTTTACCTACTTAGAGCTCAAAGTCACCAAGctaaagaggaaaatgagaagcTAA